AACTTCCAAATGACATTGATACAACACCTGGCTCTCCattgttcaaaatataattgataGCTTGAcggaaaataataatttgtttattttctcgAATTTTTTGGTCGCATCCCTCTACTTAATCAAATATGCAAGATAACTGTTTCTACTTTTACGGTCGTTATAAGGCGtttctattaggcctatatcagaTTATGCCCAGAGAATTTCCATAATAAATTGTGTAAACTTATGACTACACGAGAGACAAATTACACCAGTTCGCACATAATACTTGTGTATATTTTATACTGACTCTGAATTATATCAAATGATGTCGTTACGTTTCCAGGACAACTAAACACGCGCACACTACGTAAagttacccccccccccccccccccggtgCAACTCCGTAATTATCGGCACCAACTGTTCCAGCAACATGTGTCCCGTGTGACCAAAGCAATCCTCACCCTTAACATGAAAATGCAAAATATAACATGTATCTCGAATATATCATCCATCACAATCGATTATAAGAAAGAACAAAATTCGTACCTCACCAGTTTTTACTTCGTGCCAGTTCACAGCTCTTCCACCAAATTCAACATGATCAGTTCGGATACCAGTTTTTACTTCGTGCCAGTTCACAGCTCTGCCACCAAGTTCAACATGATTAGTTCGGATACCAGTATCTACAACATACACGATTACGCCACTTCCATTCCCTTTATAATAAgttcaatgtttttaatattaatataatggtAATGACCGATtatgtagctaggcctaccagGCCATATACTTACCCGTCGATAGATATGTATTGTCGAGTGGTAGCTCACGCTGATCGATACGGTCTAAACCCCATACATTCGTGCTCGTTTGCATTCCAATTTATTATTTCTTGTTCTACGTATCTCACATCATTCATTTGgctaacaaaaacaaataacaaaagtTATTATTCTTGGCACACGCCCCTTAAACAGTTTTTGTTGGTATTATGATCTTAATGCACCGACAAAATGGTTATGAATGATCCTCTATGATTTAATGTAATACCGATTTAATTTCAAGACATTTTATTggtccactttaaaatggatatttgttttgtttggcATAATTAAGGCGATAAAACaacaaagtaaaatacaaaagaaaatgttaaaataaaatacaaaaaaaaataaggtTTTGTGATGAAACGACAACATTTTTTACATATTAGCATAATTATACAAAACCATACGTTATACCGTAACAAGCAAAGACATTCCTTGATTTAATTACCATATTCAACTGTTCACCATCAAGATCGCACAAGACCGCTGGTATTCCGTCTTTTGTGTGTAGTGCTTTCTTAGGAGTCATCTTTTTACCGTCAGATGTCTTCATCTCACTCATTTTTCTCATAACATCTGTTAGATCGACATCATCCTAAAAGAAAGTTGGTTTTGTAAATTGTGTTATGTATCACATACTTTAAAAAGCtactaaatacagtactaccatggaggtattttttatacctccatggtactACTAAATTTAACAAGTGCGGATCTCTAACAAAATGGTTACTTACGTCACATACTACGACAAACGTTCGGGATTCACGTGAATTTGGAATAGCATTGCCGTAAACATAAAGTTTCGGACATTTCAGTTTTGGTTCATGCCCCGACAAAAGACACGCTAAGGTAAGCCTCAACATTATCAACACAGTTGATAATAAAGACACGCTAAGGTAGGCCTCAACATTATCAACACAGTTGAAACAAAAGACACGCTAAGGTAGGCCTCAACATTATCAACACAGTTGATAGGGCCTACAACCACaatattcattttcttaaaAGTGAATATTATTAGTGTCTCTGACGTTTCTTCTCAGAACTAAGAATGGAAAGTATCGATAGAGAATTTGTTTCCTAATTTAAAGTATTTTCGCAAACATTGGTTATACAATTCAACCTTTCCTCTTATTGCATTGCGCAGAACACATGTGTTCAATTCCAGGTGTTCGTTGAAACGCCATCTATCGACAGGCTGTCTATTGACCATACAACATGGGACCATGGCAAATAATTCAATTTGGTTCATAATTATGACAAATTCATTCTGTTGAAtcttgaaataatttcattcggCATCCCAATTAATAATTTTCTTGAGAATGCAAAACTACAGCCCGTTTGTGAAAACGTAGtggtaaagtaggcctacttgcttcTGTGATCCGGGAACAAACCacggttttaaaatttaaaaaagcccTCAAAACACATCTATTTCCTAAGAAGTGACTCATTGTTGGGTGTGCTGATGTAAAGCGCTTTGatcattttatactaatttggaaaagcgctataggcctaataaataaaataataataataataataatactaaatgtCTTTATTGGGCTgtattttcacgctgctgctctagcccgcttaatcagaagctaaagcaagcagcagttatagttatAGGACGgcagttttgcgaaaatggaaactccactataatttattgattccagctgctacagtagacccaaaaaaacgtctgggaaaagagtctattaggacatatGTCATGCTAtaattacaaatcccaaagcatttctggtatattcactgtcagatattcattgaattattatcgaaacagtccattaaagtttgtgtttgtaataggatacttcacacttgaaatatctagggcgatgaagtgacccccagacttgacctaaaagtgacagaaattgagtattcacttctgtaaccaaaaaataatatttattcacatacaaataaaaagagaaaagaaacccaaaaaccattgtctgacagacaatttaagtatttgttgctttttaaattacttttttcaggtaaaataactattatgactgtgacaacaaaatgatgacacattcaaaaacatttgaaataaaaaatatttttcaataagcgagcagcgttttttgtaagaaatatttcttgttttactCATGCATTGTCAAACTTTTCTGGATTTTTTTTCCGGTAAAAAAATATCGTGTGCTATAACATGGGCAGTACGGAAAATTCATGATTGTCTAAATTTTGTGTACATCGCCCTCATGAGgtatcaataatttttttttttcgtcatGCAATTTATGTTTACCCATAGAGGGCGTATtactttgtttactttttgttAGTTCACGTTGTTtgtgttgttttaaaataaattcgaAGATTTAATCTAATCTGATTAGGCCTAGGCTGCGCTAGTAGTATCAGGCGTAGCCTAGTAGGATCGTAGGATCACTCTTGTGTTACTAAGTATATGAAGTTTGTGGGAAAAGAAAAAAGTAATAAGGTCTGATCATCAGGCCAGCCGAGTATACGATATAGTATAGACTTTAGATTAGTTTTTAGGCTACAACAGAGAGAGGAGAGAGCAGCAGCAGTAGAGAGAGTGTTTGGGTCGAGCGcttaactagctaggcctactaaactaggcctactagaggtTAGTAGAGGCTTTATTTAAAGAATGTGAATTAAATAATATGATGCAAGAAGAAAAGGAATGGACACCACTCCCAAGGCCGTGTTTGGTGTGTCTCACTAAGAAAAAAGTTGATCATAGTAATGATGACACTAagccaagtaggcctactatgacACTGACAGATGCTGAATTTATTTCTAACCAAACGGACATAATTAACACATTTACAGACAATTTGGTAAACATTAACAAGGACAACTCTGATCAATTGGAACAATGTGGTGATATGACTACTGTGAACATTATGAATGTTGGCAAAACACAAAAATGTTTGTCTTTAAAACGTGCAGCAAACTTTACAAATCAAAAGCATCATTCATCTGCAAAGAATGTTTGTAACAAAAAAACCCTGAATATGAACTCAAAAGTCAAACAGCAAGACTTGCTGCTGCATCAGCAAACATTTAAGCCTGTACTAACAGATCAAGTCAAGACTCAATCAAAATGGCAGCCAACTTTATTCGGTCAATCATCTATTGCTAAATTTGATACCAAAAAACAGAAAGAATTAGCAATTCAATCTACAAGTAAGCAGGCATCAAACCTGTCATTATTTCAGAAAAGATGTTCAGCGAACAAAATAGTTGAACAGTCCAAAACTGATGATGGTTTAAAGTTATGTCCACTTTGTCAAATGGAATTCCTAATAAGGTAAGACTAAGTTAAATGTACAAACATTTATCCATATTTCAGATTTTATTAGTCTCTAGCTTACATAAATATACTGTTATGTTTTGTATGTCAGAAATTAGAATTTGAATGCAAGTTTGACTAaagataatattttaatattataataaacttCTCCACCATGGGAACTCAAGGTACTTATTATGTGTTCATTTACTTGTTGTATaagtaattaggcctactaggaAATCATCGATAATTTctttaaagttaattttaatttatggaTATAAATTTGACATAAAGCGGATTAGACATTTTGCTATTTGTGTTTTAATGGTCATGTAAATCATTAGCACATTGCTAAGCAACAGATGTTAAAACACCTCATTTGTTGTGAAATTGATCACTTCATTCACTTGTTGGATCTATGACGACAGTCCTTAAGAGCTTTTTTGATTCTAAAAAGTATTAAATTACAAAGTTCTCACTAGAAAGTGGCATATTTAAATTTCCTATCAATCAATGATAAGATGGTTTGTCAAAACGATTTAAATGTTCTGACTTAACGGGTAGCAAAATGACCAATTGCTATTCATTGAACTACtcaattatatttagtataagatatcacaaaaacaattaacaaaaacggaatgtatttatttcgcTTTACATCAACTTATTACAAGCAAGAGTTGAGAATTTTGAAATCTTTGATTGAATACTTTGTCAAATTTCTGTAATTCCAACAAATAATTCACATGCCCCATTTTTTAAGTTTAACATTACTGACTACGTGAGTTACTGTGACCTCTGTCACCTATTGTTTTTCCTAATCTATCAGTTTGACTGTTCTTAATTGTTTGGTTGGTGAaatcaataaatgaaatgaattcaaaagaaagaaaatgaaCATTAAAGCTCTTAAATTATTACAGTTTACTGAATGCAAAAATGAGGAGAGGGACAAGAGGTTGAAATAATTTCATGTAAATgactatattatataaataacatttactCAATGTACTCATTATTACAGTTGGACACAGATAGAAAAAGATGGTCATATAGCTTCATGTCTATCAGAAACAAGTGATGATGTCATCTGGTAACAGTCAAAGAAACAAGTAATGATGTCATCTGGTAACAGTCAAAGAAAGAGGTAATGATATCATCCAGTAACAGTCATATTAGAAACAAGTGATGATGTCATCCAGTAACAGTCATATTAGAAACAAGTGATGATGTCATCCAGTAACAGTCACAGAAACAAGTAATGATGTCATCCAGTAACAGTCAAATAAACAAGTGATGATGTCATCCAGTAACAGTCACAGAAACAAGTAATGATGTCATCCAGTAACAGTCAAAGAAACAAGTAATGATGTCATCTGGTAACACTCACAGAAACAAGTAATGATGTCATCCAGTAACATTCACAGAAACAAGTAATGATGTCATCTGGTAACAGTCAAAGAAACAAGTAATGATGTCATCTGGTAACAGTCACAGAAACAAGTAATGATGTCATCTGGTAACACTCACAGAAACAAGTAATGATGTCATCCAGTAACATTCACAGAAACAAGTAATGATGTCATCTGGTAACAGTCAAAGAAACAAGTAATGATGTCATCTGGTAACAGTCACAGAAACAAGTAATGATGTCATCTGGTAACAGTCAAATAAACAAGTGATGATGTCATCTGGtaacagtaaaaaaaaacaggcGATGATGTCATCCAGTAACAGTCATATTAGAAacagatgatgatgtcatccaGTAACAGTCAAAGAAACAAGTGATGATGTCATTTTGGTAAAAGATAATGATAGGGTTAGGTGCAGAGTTCTGTCGGTGTACCTACCTAGTGTGAAAGTGATTAATAATGAGCAACATTTGTATGCAAACGAGATAAATGTCTATTTGTGTTCACTGAATGATATTTTAGAGAGCAGTTGGCATCTGAACTGTGTATCGCTATACAACTCTGAACTCTACAATCATTTTCAATATAAGGTCATTAGCTTCTGAACTGATAATTCTTTCGTTTTACATATCGCAACTAATTGCATTAAACTCAGTTGTTTATAATTCGCCGGTAATGTAATACTGTTCTCCTAAGTCTGTTAAAATGCTAGAATTAGAGGCAATTTCTTTACTTTTTTGTGCTTATTACGTTCATCGGCGAGATGTAATAAAGTGAAGATTATGGCATCAATTCTATCAATTGCATGTTTGCATTCTTTGAAGTGCTTTTATAGTTAATAATTCCTTTAAAAACaggattttataataattttcgATAGATCGCTAATTTCATTCGTCTGATTTTTAACATCTGAAATTTCAATCGTTAACCCGCAGCATTGCAGTTTATTTATTGACATAATGATATCTCGGTAAGATAAGTAGCCTGCATCATCTTATGTGCTAAAAATCATCTGAGAAGGAAGGACGGAAGGAAAGGCAATACTTAAAATAAAACCACTACCATTACGTCAGCATGTttgtatttgtaggcctatatcgaTCCAGCATCTTCCTTCAGTTTGTTATTGCTATTTTATGGCGAATCGTGATGAGATATGACAAcagttaattaaaaaatataaaaaataaatattgaaaaatgtattcGCAAAGTGGTGATTTTTTACACAgagattttaatttgtttcttcTTATAGTGtctgtattattgtattgaagtGGTCCTTATTATGATACTACAAATCAATTAAGCACACGGCATTGACATACGTGACATTTATTACTTATATCGTAACTATTTCCGTCAGTTTCTGTCTTGTGCGTTAAAACCAATTTGGGTAATTGCATGAATAGAGCCGGCGTCAGCCTCTTCAATCCTTTATGTACAATGAACTCAAATGTTTTCGTTTTTTACGCCATTTCACAACAACAtcatatatacaaacaaaatatcataacgttttttttattgtttattattttagatattctcttaagtattattatttttataggtACCGTATATGAGATAATTTAATTCGCTGAGTTTTTTCTTTCAATGTATTGACAAATTGAAACCAAACTCATGAAAACAAATTTTGCACaataagaaattaaataatCCCTTGTTATGAGGacgatttaaaataaaaacattgttgtAAATTCATTCAGTAAATTTAATCATGAGAgaaaagattttccaggattAATATTGATGGAAGTTTCGTAAATTAATTTAGCAACAACAGACTTATTTTAAGTTTAATCAATCTACCAAATTCTAATCAAGTAAAAACAAGTATGGTGATAAAGTAAGTAAAATGCTTCGTACTGCTTATTATGAAAACAATTACTTTATTCATCACATCATGACGTCAATGTATAGTTTGTAAAGTGTTATAAACATAATGATAAAAAGAGGCACCGGGAAAGAAAAGTTTTTGTATCGATGAGACCCCagattaaattattaaagatgtattgtccctttgactaattccaaaaaaaaattttttttttaatttcgaaaaaaagtgggtcatttttaagtatcataatagttattaactttcaccaaaaattagtcaaaaaaaaaataatttaacctaaatacagatgtttttttgttcaaaaaataactttgacttccagtcacagttttcaatcaaaacatatcccataatgcaatgcgcttgtttggctactctgtatgcataatcataaaacttcctcgtgatctgtgtgaaaacaccttctcaaccgtgaagagttgtaaacaatcctaattagcatcttgcataatgcatactcatggtttg
This is a stretch of genomic DNA from Antedon mediterranea chromosome 3, ecAntMedi1.1, whole genome shotgun sequence. It encodes these proteins:
- the LOC140043292 gene encoding uncharacterized protein; this translates as MMQEEKEWTPLPRPCLVCLTKKKVDHSNDDTKPSRPTMTLTDAEFISNQTDIINTFTDNLVNINKDNSDQLEQCGDMTTVNIMNVGKTQKCLSLKRAANFTNQKHHSSAKNVCNKKTLNMNSKVKQQDLLLHQQTFKPVLTDQVKTQSKWQPTLFGQSSIAKFDTKKQKELAIQSTSKQASNLSLFQKRCSANKIVEQSKTDDGLKLCPLCQMEFLISWTQIEKDGHIASCLSETSDDVIW